One stretch of Armigeres subalbatus isolate Guangzhou_Male chromosome 2, GZ_Asu_2, whole genome shotgun sequence DNA includes these proteins:
- the LOC134209073 gene encoding uncharacterized protein LOC134209073: MFGGPDIRNVVKQVEVDEKHAVDNRYHVAMSILDDYFIPKLLKTYERQKFREMKPTAGEKFDTFVNRLKRQAAFCDYGDQLESMVVDQIITTTADKNLKRKCLEKDYKFEEIVKIGRTHESVQMQMSELDNRNEAGTLQAISITEPEKNEDMVLKLRSRPGGPRRFRCFRCNGRHDPKSSSCPARELECRSCGQRGHFSRCCFLKRRKPVKQLAQPPHFEAHQKAKRFVREVSSGSGNITQDVVDLFHLGTKGNQISVSVGGVWVQFVIDTGADEDVLSETDWIKIKQTGFDAYSIRRGSTKVFKAYGSNTPLKILGEVDSTVAVDGKTIDTTLYVIQSGKCSLLSGDTAIKLGLIKFLRTVDKETFPHITVIKPQINPLSSDAAVLVYCGRAPTIMEKSKKNNVKRH; this comes from the coding sequence ATGTTCGGTGGACCCGATATCCGAAatgtagtgaaacaagttgaagTCGATGAAAAACACGCTGTGGACAACCGTTATCACGTTGCGATGTCAATCCTGGATGACTATTTCATACCAAAACTATTAAAAACGTATGAGCGCCAGAAATTTCGCGAAATGAAACCAACAGCCGGTGAAAAGTTTGACACGTTTGTCAACCGTCTGAAACGACAAGCAGCCTTCTGCGACTATGGAGACCAACTAGAAAGCATGGTGGTGGATCAAATAATAACCACCACGGCGGACAAGAACCTGAAGCGTAAATGTCTGGAGAAGGATTACAAATTCGAGGAGATTGTTAAAATTGGTCGCACCCACGAGTCAGTTCAAATGCAGATGAGTGAATTGGATAACCGGAATGAAGCTGGTACTCTACAAGCAATCAGTATTACTGAGCCAGAGAAGAATGAAGATATGGTTTTAAAGTTACGCTCTCGACCCGGTGGACCTCGGCGTTTCAGATGTTTTCGATGCAATGGAAGACACGATCCGAAAAGTTCATCGTGCCCGGCCAGAGAACTGGAATGCAGAAGCTGTGGGCAACGAGGGCATTTCTCTCGATGTTGCTTCCTGAAACGAAGAAAGCCAGTCAAACAACTAGCACAACCACCCCATTTCGAAGCTCATCAGAAAGCCAAGAGATTCGTACGAGAAGTATCTAGCGGCAGCGGAAACATAACACAAGATGTGGTGGATCTTTTTCACCTCGGCACTAAGGGAAACCAAATATCAGTATCAGTCGGAGGAGTCTGGGTTCAATTTGTGATCGACACTGGAGCAGATGAGGATGTCTTGAGCGAAACGGACTGGATCAAGATAAAACAAACTGGATTTGACGCATACTCTATTCGAAGAGGAAGCACAAAAGTATTCAAAGCATATGGCTCGAACACACCGTTGAAGATCCTAGGCGAAGTTGACTCGACTGTTGCGGTTGACGGGAAAACCATCGATACTACGTTATACGTAATCCAGAGCGGCAAATGTTCACTTCTCTCGGGTGATACAGCAATAAAACTTGGATTGATCAAATTTTTGCGGACAGTTGACAAAGAAACATTTCCACATATTACAG